The following proteins are encoded in a genomic region of Maribacter hydrothermalis:
- the rpsB gene encoding 30S ribosomal protein S2 — protein sequence MARVEVKQLLEAGVHFGHLTRKWNPNMAPYIYMERNGIHVINLYKTVAKLDETNEALSKIAASGRKILFVATKKQAKDIVAEKAANVNMPYITERWPGGMLTNFVTIRKAVKKMASIDRMKKDGTFLTLSKKERLQVDRLRAKLEKNLGSISEMTRLPGALFIVDTMREHIAVKEAQKLNIPIFAMVDTNCDPRDVDFLIPSNDDASKSIDIIMTEVTHAIAEGLAERKNEKGDSEGKSEKKDKVKKKDAEKSEAKSEAKSEAKPAVKTTKVEADDLTKVEGIGPKAAEALVAAGIVTYADLSKGDAEKIKEILNDASSRMAHLDPTSWPKQAKMASEGKWDELKVWQDNAKGGVE from the coding sequence ATGGCGAGAGTCGAAGTAAAACAATTATTAGAAGCAGGTGTGCATTTTGGCCACCTAACAAGAAAATGGAATCCAAACATGGCTCCTTACATCTATATGGAGCGTAATGGCATTCACGTAATCAATCTTTACAAAACAGTTGCAAAATTAGACGAGACCAATGAGGCTCTTAGCAAAATTGCAGCATCAGGTAGAAAAATACTTTTCGTAGCTACCAAAAAACAAGCAAAAGACATCGTTGCTGAAAAAGCAGCAAATGTTAACATGCCTTACATTACAGAAAGATGGCCAGGTGGAATGTTAACAAACTTCGTTACAATCCGTAAAGCTGTAAAGAAAATGGCTTCTATTGATCGTATGAAAAAAGATGGTACATTCCTTACGCTATCTAAAAAAGAAAGATTACAAGTTGATCGTTTACGTGCAAAATTAGAGAAGAACTTAGGTTCTATTTCTGAAATGACTCGTTTACCAGGTGCATTGTTTATTGTTGATACAATGAGAGAGCACATTGCTGTTAAAGAAGCTCAAAAATTAAACATTCCTATTTTCGCAATGGTAGATACCAACTGCGACCCTAGAGATGTAGACTTCCTTATTCCTTCCAATGATGATGCGTCAAAATCAATTGACATTATTATGACAGAAGTTACTCATGCTATTGCTGAAGGTCTTGCTGAACGTAAGAACGAAAAAGGTGATTCTGAAGGTAAATCTGAGAAAAAAGACAAGGTTAAGAAAAAAGATGCTGAGAAGTCAGAAGCAAAATCAGAGGCAAAATCAGAAGCAAAGCCAGCTGTGAAAACTACCAAGGTTGAAGCAGACGATTTAACCAAAGTAGAAGGCATTGGCCCAAAAGCCGCTGAAGCACTAGTTGCTGCAGGTATAGTTACTTATGCCGATTTATCTAAAGGTGATGCTGAGAAAATTAAAGAGATTTTAAATGACGCTAGCTCTAGAATGGCACATTTAGATCCTACATCTTGGCCAAAACAAGCTAAAATGGCTTCTGAAGGCAAATGGGACGAGCTTAAAGTATGGCAAGACAATGCTAAAGGTGGTGTAGAATAA
- the rpsI gene encoding 30S ribosomal protein S9, whose protein sequence is MEVIHKIGRRKTAVARVYLSDGNGDITINNKDLSVYFPTATLQYKVKQPFTLTESLDTYNVRVNVYGGGITGQAEAIRLALSRAMCEIDAENRSILKPEGLLTRDPRMVERKKFGQKKARKKFQFSKR, encoded by the coding sequence ATGGAGGTAATTCATAAAATTGGTCGTAGAAAGACCGCTGTAGCTAGAGTATATCTTTCAGATGGTAATGGTGACATTACAATCAACAATAAAGATTTAAGTGTATACTTCCCAACCGCTACACTACAATACAAAGTAAAACAACCTTTCACATTAACCGAAAGCTTAGACACTTACAATGTAAGAGTAAATGTTTACGGAGGTGGTATTACCGGACAGGCAGAAGCAATACGCTTAGCTTTGTCAAGGGCAATGTGCGAGATTGATGCTGAGAACAGGTCTATATTGAAGCCAGAAGGTTTGTTAACTAGAGACCCAAGAATGGTTGAACGTAAGAAATTCGGTCAGAAGAAAGCACGTAAAAAATTCCAATTCTCGAAACGTTAA
- the rplM gene encoding 50S ribosomal protein L13 yields the protein MDTLSYKTVSANRTTVNKEWLLVDAEGETLGRMASKVAYLLRGKHKPSFTPHVDCGDNVVIINAEKIVLTGNKWSDKSYLRYTGYPGGQRSTSVKQLLDKNPEGILEKAIKGMLPKNRLGAELFRNLKVYAGTEHGQEAQKPTVVNLKDVK from the coding sequence GTGGATACATTAAGTTATAAGACCGTTTCGGCCAACAGAACAACTGTAAACAAAGAGTGGTTATTGGTAGATGCCGAAGGAGAAACATTAGGACGCATGGCTTCAAAAGTCGCCTATTTGTTAAGAGGAAAGCATAAACCAAGTTTTACCCCTCATGTTGATTGTGGTGATAATGTTGTTATAATCAACGCAGAGAAAATTGTTCTAACAGGAAACAAGTGGTCAGATAAGTCTTATTTGAGATACACTGGCTACCCAGGTGGTCAGCGTTCTACTAGCGTAAAACAATTATTGGATAAAAATCCAGAAGGTATTCTTGAAAAAGCAATAAAAGGAATGTTACCTAAAAATAGATTAGGAGCTGAACTTTTTAGAAACCTTAAAGTTTACGCCGGTACTGAGCACGGTCAAGAAGCTCAAAAGCCTACTGTTGTTAATTTAAAAGACGTAAAATAA
- a CDS encoding DUF5916 domain-containing protein: MNRYSYLCISFFLFFTILQAQKDSLKIRKAYTTLPIPNNESIIIDGLLLDKAWENVVWDGNFTVFEPDNGSKPSQSTKFKITYDSKFLYIAIRCFDSVPLKIEKRLSRRDSFAGDWIEVNIDSYNDKRTGFSFNVSAAGVKGDEFISQNGDSWDSSWNPIWYTASNIDNEGWSAEMKIPLSQLKFGSANEQIWGLQVHRRYFRGEERSIWQPISLEAPGWVSEFGILNGLKNIEPQKQLEIQPFLVNQYDKYPAQDGNPFRDGKDYKLNAGLDAKIGLTNDLTLDLTVNPDFGQVDADPGAIALDGFQIFFEERRPFFIENKNIFDYEFADGNDNVFYSRRIGRSPQGFTTATINEFEEFPTNSTILGAAKFSGKTKNGWSLGLLESVTGKMFADVEDVSGNRRSELVEPLTNYIVGRVQKDFNERNSFIGGIFTATNRNIPDNLDFLRSGAYTGGLDFKHNWKNRNYYVEGNVVGSHVTGSEEAIAHTQTSITHLFQRVDADHVSVDSDRTSLTGTGGKLEIGKAGGGNWRYDGGFIWRSPELELNDIGFLRQADEIKQTASISRLFIKPTNFYRRANLGFSQYTTFDFEGNYNRIQYEVEGFINYKNNWWTEVGAAHKPRIFSNTVLRGGPRWRWSEENFGFLFFGSDNRKKLSFTLGYVNSQAAEKNFSLERYVLRLNYQPFDAFNLSISSEYEENPNKTQYVTEKDVNGVPRYITGNIDQKTFSTSIRFNYSLNPNLSIQYYGEPFISRGIYSDFNFVNNPIAENLSERVTLFSANQITSSSTSDSYLIDENIDGITDYEIVNPDFSFVQFRSNLVLRWEYIPGSEVFLVWSQGVVGSANPYETLGSNLDSQILGQKKDNTFLIKATYRFVL; encoded by the coding sequence ATGAATAGGTATTCTTATTTGTGTATATCGTTTTTTTTATTTTTTACCATACTACAAGCTCAAAAAGACTCTTTAAAAATTAGGAAAGCATATACTACGTTACCAATACCTAATAATGAATCCATTATAATAGATGGCCTTTTGTTAGATAAGGCTTGGGAAAATGTTGTTTGGGATGGGAATTTTACTGTCTTTGAACCAGATAACGGTAGTAAGCCTAGTCAATCAACAAAGTTTAAAATTACCTATGATTCCAAATTTTTATATATAGCAATTAGGTGTTTTGATAGTGTGCCTCTTAAAATAGAGAAAAGATTGTCAAGACGAGATAGTTTTGCCGGTGATTGGATAGAGGTTAATATTGATAGTTATAATGATAAAAGAACTGGGTTTTCCTTTAATGTCTCGGCAGCTGGGGTAAAGGGTGATGAGTTTATTTCTCAAAATGGTGATAGTTGGGATTCTAGTTGGAATCCTATTTGGTACACTGCCTCTAATATCGATAACGAAGGTTGGTCAGCAGAAATGAAAATTCCCTTAAGTCAATTAAAATTTGGTTCTGCAAATGAGCAAATTTGGGGTCTGCAAGTTCATCGTCGATATTTTAGAGGGGAAGAACGTTCTATTTGGCAGCCCATTTCATTAGAAGCTCCCGGGTGGGTTAGTGAGTTTGGAATTTTAAATGGTCTTAAAAATATTGAACCTCAAAAACAATTGGAGATTCAGCCTTTTTTGGTCAATCAGTATGATAAATATCCTGCTCAAGATGGTAACCCTTTTCGTGATGGAAAAGATTATAAATTAAATGCAGGGCTCGATGCTAAAATAGGATTAACAAATGATTTAACGCTAGATTTAACGGTTAATCCAGATTTTGGACAGGTAGATGCGGATCCAGGAGCAATAGCTTTAGATGGGTTTCAAATTTTCTTTGAAGAACGACGTCCTTTCTTTATCGAAAATAAAAACATTTTTGACTATGAATTTGCGGACGGCAATGATAATGTTTTTTATAGTCGAAGAATTGGAAGAAGTCCACAAGGATTCACTACTGCAACTATTAATGAGTTTGAAGAATTCCCTACGAATTCCACTATTTTGGGTGCTGCCAAGTTTTCAGGGAAGACAAAGAATGGGTGGTCTCTAGGTTTATTGGAAAGTGTAACCGGTAAAATGTTTGCTGATGTTGAAGATGTTTCTGGCAACAGACGTTCAGAACTTGTTGAGCCATTAACTAATTATATTGTTGGTAGGGTGCAGAAAGATTTCAATGAGCGCAATTCTTTTATTGGCGGAATCTTTACGGCTACAAATAGAAACATCCCAGATAATCTGGATTTTCTTAGAAGTGGTGCCTACACGGGCGGGTTAGACTTTAAGCATAATTGGAAGAATAGAAACTATTATGTTGAAGGTAATGTTGTTGGTAGTCATGTAACGGGTAGTGAAGAAGCTATTGCCCATACACAAACGAGTATAACACATCTTTTTCAAAGGGTAGATGCGGATCATGTTTCCGTTGATTCAGATAGAACATCTTTAACGGGCACAGGTGGCAAACTGGAGATTGGAAAAGCTGGTGGGGGCAATTGGAGGTATGATGGCGGATTCATTTGGCGTTCACCAGAATTAGAATTGAATGATATCGGATTTTTGAGACAAGCAGATGAAATAAAACAGACCGCTTCAATTAGTAGATTATTTATTAAGCCGACCAATTTTTATAGAAGGGCTAATTTAGGTTTTAGTCAATATACCACATTTGATTTTGAAGGTAATTATAATAGGATCCAGTATGAGGTAGAAGGATTCATTAATTATAAAAATAACTGGTGGACCGAAGTTGGTGCTGCCCATAAGCCAAGAATTTTTTCAAATACTGTTTTAAGAGGAGGGCCAAGATGGCGCTGGTCCGAAGAAAATTTTGGATTTCTTTTCTTTGGTTCTGATAATAGAAAGAAATTGAGTTTTACTTTAGGTTATGTTAATAGCCAAGCTGCAGAAAAGAACTTTTCATTGGAACGTTATGTTTTACGGTTAAATTATCAACCTTTTGATGCTTTTAACCTTTCCATCTCGTCGGAATATGAAGAGAATCCGAATAAAACACAGTACGTCACTGAGAAAGATGTAAATGGTGTGCCTAGGTATATAACTGGGAATATTGACCAAAAAACGTTTAGCACCTCTATTCGCTTTAATTATAGTTTAAATCCGAACCTTTCCATTCAATATTATGGGGAGCCATTCATTTCTCGGGGAATATATTCAGATTTCAATTTTGTAAATAATCCTATCGCCGAAAATTTGTCGGAAAGGGTTACGTTGTTTTCAGCTAATCAAATTACATCATCAAGTACTTCAGATTCTTATTTGATAGATGAGAATATTGACGGAATTACGGATTACGAAATAGTAAACCCCGATTTTTCTTTTGTACAGTTTAGGTCTAACTTGGTACTTAGATGGGAATATATACCAGGCTCAGAAGTGTTTTTAGTATGGTCGCAAGGTGTAGTGGGTTCCGCCAACCCCTATGAAACATTGGGTAGCAATTTAGATAGCCAAATACTTGGACAAAAGAAAGATAATACGTTTTTAATAAAAGCAACTTATCGATTTGTACTTTAA
- a CDS encoding lipocalin family protein, giving the protein MMYKNILAIIGFAFLLVSCSSDKNEAEAEVGASSILGTWDATELRIDNATASDDSKFLKGALDLLTEKDCYIVTLQFNEDLSATATNSASYVVLDVTGSNFNIPCPTEADEQSSTYTFDGKTVTTIDSDGNELVIDVTINGDIMTVDAADLDIPNFSDDGQLVFVKR; this is encoded by the coding sequence ATGATGTATAAAAACATTTTAGCAATAATAGGATTTGCTTTTTTACTTGTTTCATGTAGTTCAGATAAAAATGAAGCAGAAGCCGAGGTTGGTGCTTCAAGTATTTTAGGTACTTGGGATGCTACCGAATTAAGAATTGACAATGCAACCGCTAGTGATGATTCCAAGTTTTTAAAAGGAGCCTTAGATTTATTGACGGAAAAAGATTGTTATATAGTTACGCTACAATTTAACGAAGATTTATCTGCAACAGCTACGAATTCGGCTAGCTATGTAGTGCTAGATGTTACTGGTTCAAACTTTAATATTCCATGTCCAACGGAAGCAGATGAGCAATCTAGCACCTATACTTTTGATGGTAAAACGGTCACTACAATTGATAGTGATGGAAATGAATTGGTTATTGATGTTACTATTAATGGAGATATTATGACTGTTGATGCCGCTGATTTGGATATTCCTAATTTTTCAGATGACGGACAGTTGGTTTTTGTGAAACGATAA
- a CDS encoding DUF4249 domain-containing protein, whose amino-acid sequence MKKLILNYLSPLLFFLFIGCIDPVEPEFEFKEGLVFIEGIAATVEGGSFVIINVSVNEFGIDKTAFESEAKVSFFNSITGETVQLQELEGAYVPSKDFKVNVGEQWELDVTLVNGKQYRSQPETVIHPVEVEDIKATYKSELRFNDGTESFEPGHAISVSFLDPVDEENYYYWTFKSFEKLRICKTCFDGIYRDNICGPTTITVPDYFDYLCDTDCWKIRFPESISIFDDKFSNGKRTTDLVVAEIPLYTKENMVLEIQQFSLTPAAYNYYKVLKDIVDNNSGFNAPPPAALIGNLYNPNNSDDFVFGRFTTAATSSIQIFIERGDIVENEIENQRSLSVEPTFMSPYPPPATTESPCEEGRFRTAIRPEAWIN is encoded by the coding sequence ATGAAAAAACTGATTTTAAACTATTTGTCCCCATTATTGTTTTTTTTATTTATAGGCTGTATTGATCCCGTTGAACCTGAGTTTGAGTTCAAAGAAGGATTGGTGTTTATTGAAGGTATTGCAGCCACTGTTGAAGGTGGCTCTTTTGTTATTATCAATGTATCTGTTAATGAGTTCGGTATTGATAAAACAGCTTTTGAATCTGAGGCAAAAGTTTCCTTTTTTAATTCAATTACTGGAGAAACTGTTCAACTTCAAGAGCTGGAAGGTGCCTACGTTCCTTCAAAGGATTTTAAGGTTAATGTTGGGGAACAATGGGAGCTAGATGTCACTTTGGTTAACGGAAAGCAATATCGTTCTCAGCCCGAAACTGTAATACATCCAGTAGAGGTAGAGGATATAAAAGCTACCTATAAATCTGAATTACGATTTAACGATGGTACAGAGTCATTTGAACCCGGTCATGCTATTTCAGTTTCTTTTTTAGATCCTGTAGATGAAGAAAATTATTACTATTGGACATTTAAATCATTTGAGAAGTTAAGAATTTGTAAAACGTGTTTCGATGGTATTTATCGTGATAATATTTGTGGACCTACTACTATTACGGTTCCTGATTATTTTGACTATTTGTGCGACACGGATTGTTGGAAAATTAGATTTCCAGAAAGTATTTCAATATTCGATGATAAATTTTCTAACGGTAAAAGAACTACAGACCTGGTAGTGGCCGAAATACCTCTTTATACCAAAGAAAATATGGTGCTCGAAATTCAACAGTTTTCACTTACACCTGCTGCATATAATTATTATAAGGTACTTAAAGATATTGTAGATAATAATAGCGGTTTTAATGCACCACCTCCTGCAGCTTTAATAGGTAATTTATATAATCCAAATAATTCGGACGATTTTGTTTTTGGAAGATTTACTACAGCGGCAACCTCATCTATCCAAATATTTATTGAAAGAGGTGATATTGTAGAAAACGAAATAGAAAACCAAAGGTCTTTAAGTGTTGAACCAACATTTATGTCGCCTTACCCGCCACCAGCTACAACTGAATCTCCTTGTGAGGAAGGAAGATTTAGGACAGCTATACGACCAGAAGCATGGATAAATTAA
- a CDS encoding TonB-dependent receptor, whose amino-acid sequence MDKLKKVNKPLSKSYNVLFVLLITLLCLGKAEAQEYLLTVEVIDELSQEPLESAEISIEPCACGGITNRQGFFYINLPKDTYTVSVNYIGFKSDVNTVELNAKHKIKVVLIEEQEQLSEVIVHAKKINDNLELPQMGALQLQTQELKKIPSGLGEADILRSMTLLAGVNNSGEISNGLSVRGGALDQNLLLLDNAPVFNPTHLFGLFSVFTPDVISSVDLYRANIPARYGGRITSVLDIKVKNPYVDKFKLSGGVGLVSSRLSIETPIIKDKLMIAIGGRAGLTDFLLPLVSERLKDTKANFYDSTMKLLYLPTKNDQLTFTGFYSKDYYQLDLITKIQNINAKNNQYDFQTLNGTVNWRHSFNDESNLRTFLVMSDYAPKTIFPEVDNANEIEFKSRINYLSFASEYTKEVSSKFDYYVGTQINKYRISPGELNPGNTNSVAAVNLEKENSYEFSGYGNINYNPSNSLSLSAGLRLSHYVLIGPYKQAQINELTGQLQNVFEFEKGAGVKTYNGLEPRLGLNLKLNETTSIKASYARLNQYLQNVYNSTTPLPTSRWKTSDPFIKPQISDAYGLGIYKNTADNLVEFGIEGYYRDSKNNLTYKPGADFFLEEFLERDVIQGQGKAYGVEFSVKKSSGKVNGWLNYTWSKSLLNSDNENLADRINNNKWYVSDFDRPHVVNSTINFEGDKYNIWSFNFTGQTGRPYTVANSVFKLDDIDVPIFIERNNARLRPYHRLDFSWTVKYGEKVNKRWVGDWTFTIYNVYSRRNPFNIYYAQRQPDVDADVFLGSPLGSYELSILNSPLFALTYNFVFQ is encoded by the coding sequence ATGGATAAATTAAAGAAAGTCAATAAACCATTGAGTAAATCTTATAACGTTCTTTTTGTTTTACTTATAACGCTACTATGTTTAGGAAAAGCAGAGGCGCAAGAGTATTTATTGACTGTAGAGGTAATTGATGAACTCTCTCAAGAACCATTAGAAAGTGCAGAAATAAGTATTGAACCTTGTGCTTGTGGCGGTATTACTAATAGACAGGGTTTTTTTTATATCAATTTACCAAAAGACACTTATACTGTATCTGTTAATTATATTGGATTTAAAAGTGATGTAAATACTGTTGAATTAAATGCTAAGCATAAAATAAAAGTTGTTCTTATTGAAGAACAAGAACAACTTTCCGAAGTAATAGTTCATGCCAAGAAAATCAACGATAATTTAGAGCTACCTCAAATGGGTGCATTACAGCTGCAGACACAAGAATTAAAAAAAATTCCATCGGGTCTTGGTGAAGCAGATATTCTTCGAAGTATGACTTTGTTGGCGGGTGTCAATAATTCAGGAGAAATAAGCAACGGTCTTTCGGTTAGAGGAGGAGCGTTAGATCAAAACCTTTTGTTATTAGATAATGCACCTGTATTCAACCCTACTCATCTTTTTGGACTTTTTTCGGTTTTTACACCAGATGTAATTTCAAGTGTTGATTTGTATAGGGCTAATATTCCTGCAAGGTACGGGGGTAGAATAACCTCTGTATTAGATATAAAAGTTAAGAACCCTTATGTGGATAAATTTAAATTAAGTGGTGGTGTTGGCTTAGTATCAAGTCGTTTATCAATAGAAACACCTATTATTAAAGATAAACTAATGATTGCAATAGGTGGTAGAGCAGGATTGACGGATTTTTTATTACCCCTTGTATCCGAACGTTTAAAGGATACCAAGGCTAATTTTTACGACAGTACAATGAAATTATTGTATCTGCCAACCAAGAATGATCAATTAACTTTTACCGGGTTCTATAGTAAGGACTATTATCAATTAGATTTAATTACAAAAATTCAAAACATTAATGCTAAGAATAATCAATACGATTTTCAAACACTGAACGGAACAGTTAATTGGAGGCATTCATTTAACGACGAAAGTAATCTAAGAACTTTTTTAGTGATGAGCGACTATGCTCCTAAAACCATATTTCCCGAGGTTGATAACGCAAATGAGATTGAATTTAAGTCCAGAATCAATTATTTAAGTTTTGCATCTGAATATACCAAAGAGGTCAGTTCCAAGTTTGACTATTATGTAGGCACACAGATAAATAAGTATAGAATAAGCCCAGGGGAATTAAATCCAGGAAATACCAATAGTGTTGCTGCGGTAAACTTGGAAAAGGAAAATAGCTATGAATTTTCAGGTTATGGAAACATCAATTATAATCCTTCAAATAGTTTATCGCTATCTGCAGGTTTACGTTTAAGTCATTATGTACTAATAGGACCCTATAAACAAGCCCAAATAAACGAACTAACTGGCCAATTACAAAATGTTTTTGAGTTTGAAAAAGGCGCAGGTGTTAAAACATATAATGGATTAGAGCCTAGACTTGGGTTAAACTTAAAGTTAAATGAAACAACTTCCATTAAGGCTAGTTACGCAAGATTAAACCAGTATCTGCAAAATGTATATAATTCTACAACTCCCTTGCCAACATCTAGGTGGAAAACTTCAGACCCATTTATAAAACCGCAAATAAGTGATGCATACGGTTTAGGCATCTACAAGAATACAGCCGATAATTTAGTGGAGTTTGGGATTGAAGGGTATTATAGAGATTCTAAAAATAATTTGACTTATAAGCCAGGCGCTGATTTTTTTCTAGAGGAATTTTTAGAGCGGGATGTTATACAAGGACAAGGAAAGGCATATGGTGTTGAATTCAGTGTCAAAAAATCTAGTGGTAAAGTAAATGGTTGGTTAAATTATACATGGTCTAAAAGCTTATTAAATTCAGATAATGAAAATTTGGCAGATAGGATTAACAATAATAAATGGTATGTGTCTGATTTTGATAGGCCACATGTTGTTAATTCGACCATTAATTTTGAGGGTGATAAATATAATATTTGGAGTTTTAATTTTACGGGGCAAACAGGTAGACCTTATACTGTCGCCAACAGTGTTTTTAAATTAGACGATATTGATGTGCCTATATTTATTGAAAGAAACAATGCTAGACTAAGACCTTACCATAGATTAGATTTTTCATGGACTGTAAAATATGGGGAAAAGGTGAATAAGAGATGGGTAGGGGATTGGACTTTTACAATTTATAATGTTTATAGTAGGCGAAATCCATTTAATATTTATTACGCTCAACGACAACCTGATGTAGATGCGGATGTTTTTCTGGGAAGCCCACTTGGGTCTTATGAGTTATCTATACTTAATAGTCCGTTATTTGCATTAACTTATAATTTCGTCTTCCAATAG
- a CDS encoding T9SS type A sorting domain-containing protein — MKRLFLLLFLTLLFAVQLCAQDVVNKIKVFPNPAINVINVLGLKNDTNAAITIIDSYGTQVIYHQWDIKRNALNIPVFNLEKGLYLITIQSEHQNVKAKFYKQ; from the coding sequence ATGAAACGCCTTTTCCTCTTATTATTTTTAACATTACTTTTTGCTGTACAATTGTGTGCACAAGATGTTGTAAACAAAATTAAAGTATTTCCTAACCCTGCAATAAATGTCATCAATGTCTTAGGTCTTAAAAATGATACTAATGCGGCAATTACGATTATAGATAGCTACGGCACACAAGTTATTTATCATCAATGGGACATTAAAAGAAATGCGCTAAATATTCCAGTTTTCAATCTAGAAAAGGGATTGTATTTGATTACCATACAATCCGAACACCAAAATGTAAAAGCTAAGTTTTACAAGCAATAA
- a CDS encoding fibronectin type III domain-containing protein, translated as MRLAIKLILAGILVGSCGGKDNDTPTPPKEKELGSFNLIFPDNNLICTEGEDNGTDGVNIEFQWSASTNATSYELEITNQETNSTDNRTVNTTSAAIDLPKGTLFSWTVTAVLGEKTLESNSWNFYSEGTSTENFAPFPAEITVSDNNDGTVTISWVGEDLDDDLANYDVYIGITGNMELILESTTDLSTIYSIISGQQYMIEIVSYDSKGNTSSSRTHFIFYES; from the coding sequence ATGAGATTAGCTATAAAATTAATTTTAGCAGGAATTTTAGTAGGATCTTGCGGCGGCAAAGATAATGATACCCCAACTCCACCTAAAGAAAAAGAATTAGGTTCCTTTAATCTTATTTTTCCAGACAACAATTTAATTTGTACCGAAGGAGAAGACAATGGAACCGATGGCGTAAATATTGAATTTCAATGGTCGGCATCTACCAATGCAACGTCGTATGAGTTAGAAATTACCAACCAAGAAACAAATTCTACAGATAATAGAACCGTAAATACAACATCTGCCGCCATAGATTTACCCAAAGGGACGCTGTTTTCATGGACTGTAACTGCAGTTTTAGGTGAAAAAACCTTAGAAAGTAATTCTTGGAATTTTTATTCAGAAGGGACTAGCACTGAAAATTTCGCTCCTTTTCCAGCAGAAATCACTGTTTCCGATAATAATGATGGCACAGTAACCATATCATGGGTTGGTGAAGACTTAGATGATGATCTAGCTAATTACGACGTATATATTGGGATTACAGGAAACATGGAACTAATTCTGGAGAGCACAACTGATTTAAGTACTATTTATAGTATTATAAGTGGTCAGCAATATATGATTGAAATAGTTTCATACGATAGTAAAGGTAATACCTCTTCAAGCAGAACTCATTTCATTTTTTATGAAAGTTAA